In the genome of Streptomyces sp. Tu 3180, the window CGACGGGCTGCGGCCCGAGGACAGCGCGCTGCTGATCCTCCCCGGGGCCGACCTCTGGGACGCGGGGGACGCGCTCGCGCCCTTCGCCCGCGCCGCCCGGGCCTTCCTCGACTCCGGGGTGCCCGTCGCCGCGATCTGCGGGGCCGTCGCCGGCCTCGCCCGCGAGGGGCTGCTCGACGAGCGGGCGCACACCGGCGCCGCCGCGCCCTACCTCGCCGCGACCGGATACGCGGGCGCCGGGCGGTACGCCGAGGCCGACGCCGTCACCGACGGCCGCCTCGTCACCGCCGGGCCGACCGAGCCCGTCGCCTTCGCCCGCGAGGTCTTCCGGCTGCTCGGCGCCTACGACGAGGGCGTCGTCGACGCCTGGTACCGGCTGTTCCACGACTCGGACGCGGAGGCGTACGCCGAGCTCGAGAAGGCCCTGGCCCGGTGAGCCGGGAGCGGCAGGACCTGCTCAGCCGCGGCGCGCTCGGGGTCTTCCGGCTCAACGGCCAGTTCCTCGCGGCCGCCGAGGAACTGGCCCGGCCCGCCGGGCTCACCGCCGCCCGGTGGCAGGTGCTCGGCGCGGTCCTGCCCGGGCCCCTGCCCGTCTCCGGCATCGCGCGGACCATGGGCATCACCCGGCAGAGCGTGCAGCGCATCGCCGACCTGCTGGTGGAGCGCGGCCTCGCCGAGTACCGGCCCAACCCGGCCCACCGCCGCGCCAAGCTCCTCGCGCCGACCGAGGAGGGCCGCGCGGCGATCAGCCGCATCGACCCCGGCCACGCCGCCTTCGCCGAGCGGCTGGCCCGGGCGTACGGGGAGGCCGAACTCGCCCGGGCGGTCCAGGCGCTGGAGCGCCTCTCCCGGGTGCTCGACGAACTCGGCCCGCCTGTTACGGAACCGTAGACGAAGCCCAGGTCACCGCGTGGCCGCCCCGCACTATCCTCGATCCGTTGCTCACTGTGGGGGGAAGGCGGCGCAACGATGGAGAAGCTCGGGCCGGGGGATCCCCAGCGCATCGGCGCGTACCGGCTGCTCGCGCGGCTCGGGTCCGGCGGCATGGGACACGTCTACCTCGCCCGTTCCGACCGGGGACGCACCGTCGCCGTGAAGCTGGTGCGCGAGGAACTGGCCCGGCAGGAGGAGTTCCGGGCGCGCTTCCGCCAGGAGGTGCGGGCCGCCCGGCAGGTCGGAGGCGACTGGACGGCGCCGGTGCTGGACGCGGACACCGAGGCGCCCGTGCCCTGGGTCGCCACCGGGTACGTGGCCGGGCCCAGTCTCCAGCAGGTGGTCGGGCGCGACCACGGCGCGCTGCCCGAGCGCTCGGTCCGCGTCCTCGCCGCCGGTCTCGCGCACGCCCTGAAGGACATCCACGCGGCCGGCATCGTCCACCGCGACCTCAAGCCGTCCAATGTGCTGGTCACCATCGACGGGCCCCGCGTCATCGACTTCGGGATCGCGCGGGCGCTGCAGACCGTGACCGACGGCGGGCTCACCCGCACCGGCGCGCTCGTCGGCTCGCCCGGCTTCATGGCGCCCGAGCAGGTCCGCGGTGACCGCGTCACCTCCGCCTGCGACGTCTTCTGCCTCGGCTCGGTGCTCGCCTACGCCGCCACCGGCGCGCTGCCCTTCGGCACCGCCGACAGCGGGGTGCACGCGCTGATGTTCCGCATCGCCCAGGAGGAACCCGACCTGGAGCGCGTCCCCGAGGGCCTCGCCGGACTGGTGCGCGACTGCCTGAAGAAGGACCCCGCCGCGCGGCCCACGCTCGACCAGGTGCTGCAGCGCACCGGCGCGCAGGACACCGTCGCCGACGGCCGCTCCCGCGACCCCTGGCTGCCGGGCGCCCTGGTCGCCCAACTCGGCCGGCACGCGGTGCGGCTGCTGGACGCGGAGGACCCGGAGACCCTGCCGCGGCCCGCGCCCGACGGGGCGGCGCGGCAGACCCCGGCCGCCCCCGCCGTCCTCCCCGCGCTGCCGGCGCCGTCCGAACCGGCCGGTCCCGCCCCCGCCGCCACCCCCGAACACGCCCCCGCCGCCGACGACTCCGCCCCGCCGCCCGCCGCGGCACCCCCCGGAGCCCCCGCCCCGCCCCCGCCGGGCACACCGGGCGGCAGCCCCCCGCTCGACCGCCTCCCCACCCTGGTGGCCGGGCAGAACACCCCCGCCCCGCCCCCGAGCCCGGCCCCGGGCACCCCGGCCGGGTACGGGCACCCCCAGCAGCATCCCCAGCCCCCCGCGTACGGCTACCCCCACAACGGTCACGGCGCCGGTCACACCCCGCCGTACGGGCCGCCGCCCTTCGGCCCGGTCCCGCCGTACGGACCGGCGCCCGAACCGCGGCGGGACGGCCGTTCCACCGCGCTGCTCGTGGTGATCGCGCTGGTCGTCGCGCTCGCCGCGGGCGGCACGGTGTACGCCCTGATGAGCGGCGGCGCCGCCGGCGACCGCGCCGACGGCGGCCCCACCACGCCGGCGCCGACCGGCAGCGCGCCCCCGACCACCGGCCCCGCCACCCCCGACACGGGGCAGCCGACCGGCACGGAGCAGTCGAGCACCCCGCCGCCGGCCGGCGGGGCGGTCCCGACGGCGTACCTGGGCAGCTGGTCCACCACCATCGACAACGCGAGCGGGGAGCACAGCCGCCGGCTGACCGTCCAGCAGGGCGAGGTGGGCGACACGGTCATGTCCCTCGTCGCCGACGGCCCCACCGGGAACGGCACCTACCACTGCGTCTTCGAGGCCAGGCTCTCCGCCGTCCCCGGCGACCGGCTGGAGATCGGTCCGTCCTCCGTGACGGTCGGCCGGCCGCGCAGCGCCTGCACCCCGGGCGCCGCCACCGAGATCATCCTGCTCCCCGACGGCTCCCTGCGACGCGTGACCACCGGCAGCGGCGAACAGCTCACCTACACGCGGGACTGACCCGCGCGCCAAGTCGCCCTCCCGCCAAGGCGGTTGAACGTTCGGCGAACGCCGGTGAACTTCGGCGGACGAACGCCGCGCACCCCTTCGCACGCCCGTACGGTGGCCACCCGGCCGAACGGGCGGACAGCGGGCGGACAGCGGCGGGGGCGGCGCGATGGAGTTGCTGAGCGCGGAGAACCTGGTGGCCGTGGCGACGGCGATCCTCGGTATCGTCGCCTCGGCGGTGATGGTCTGGTACGAGCGCAGGGTGCCGCGCCGCAAGCGCATCGGCTACCGCGTGCAGCTGGACACGCCGATCGGCGACGACGGGCGGTCGCCCCGCACGAACCGCCGGGTGGGCTGGTTCACCACGGAGACGGGGATGAACCACGCCAGCATGGTGCTGCTGCGCATCGAGAACGACGGCTCGCAGAGCATCGCCCGCGACGACTACGAGAGTCCGGGGATCCACGGGCTGACCGTGGAGTTCGGCCGGCGCACCGTCCTCGGGGTCGCGGTCACCCAGCCCGCGGAGACGAGCCACATCCTCGACAACTTCACCGAGCGGCTCGGCTTCGGCTACCAGGGCAGCACCCTGAGCATCCCCCGCGTCCCGCTGAACCGGGGCGCCTACTACAAACTGCTGGTGCTGCTCTCCGGCGGCCGGGTGGGCGACGACATCCAGGTCGGCGGAGACCTGAAGGACGGCGACGTCCACCGCAACCGCAGCGCCACCCCGGACGAGAAGGCCCCGCTGTTCAGCCGGGCCGCCCGGCTGATCACCATCACGCTCACGCTGTGCGTGGTCGCCCTGGCGGTGGTCGTCGTGGCCCAGGACGAGGACCCCGCCCCCATGGGCTGCGAGGGGGGCACCCTCACGCTCACCGGCTCCACCGCCTTCGAACCCGTCCTGCACGAGGTGGCGGACAAGTACGAGCGGGAGTGCGCGGACGACGAGGTCGACATCGAGGTGCGGACGCACGGATCGACGGCGGGCGTCCGCACCCTGGTGACGGCGGGGGCGGGGGCGGAGCGGGGTTCGCCGCCGGTGGTGGCCCTGTCGGACGGCCCGAAGCCGGGCGGACTGCCCGAGCTGCGCGAGAACCGGGTGGCGGTGTCGGTGTTCGCGCTCGTGGTGAACGAGAAGGCGGGGGTGCGGGACCTGTCGACGGCGGACGTGCGGCGGCTGTACCGCGGCGAGATCACGAACTGGAGCGAGCTCGGCGGCGCGGACCTGCCGGTCCGCCTCGTCAGCCGGGACGCCAACTCGGGGACCAGACAGGTGCTCCAGCGCCGGGTGCTGGGCCGCGGCGAGATCGCCCACTCCTCGGTCGACTGCGTGCACAAGGACGACCCGACGGCGCCCGTCATCCGCTGCGAACTGAACTCGACGGAACTGGTGCTGGACACCGTCGCCGACGTCCCCGGCGCGATCGGCTACACCGAGCACAGCCGTGCCACCCGCGCGAAGGGGGTGCGCCTGCTGGACCTCGACGGCGAGACCGCGTCCGTCGACGCCATCGAGGACGGGACGAGCGCCTACCCGTACCGGGAGATCGAGTACGCCTACACCTACGGGCGGCCCCCGGCGGACTCACTGGTGTCGAGCTTCCTGACGTATCTGACCCGCGGCAGCGGCCAGGACGTGGTCCGCACCCACGGCCACCTGCCGTGCTGGAGCCCGAAGGGCCTGGAGCTGTGCGCGAGGACCGCCCCCTGACCCGGCGGGCGCCTCACCTCGGCTCGGGCGGACGCTGCCGCGGCATGTTCGGGCGGGCCGGTCCCGGAGGGGAGGGGAGGCGGCCGTGCGGGAGAGCCCCCTCCGGACGCCCCGCACCCGCCACCGCCGCCTGGACGCCCAGCGGCGCGCCCCCGGTGCGGAACTCCACCATCCAGTCGGCCGTCTCGACCCGCACCAGCTCCGCCACGTCCTCCGAGAACCGCCGCAGCACCGACAGGCACCGCTCGGCCGCCTCGCTCGCCGTGCCCTCCGTCGGACCCAGCACCTCGCGGACGCACTCCGAGGCCCAGTCGAACTGGAGGGCCTGCAGGCGCCGTTGCACGGCCTGGGCCGTCGCCACGTCCCGCATCCAGCCGGACGTCATCCCGAAGAACCGGTCCCCGGCCACACAGGCCACCCCGAGCAGCAGCGCCACGTACCCCCAGGGCGCGGACCCCTCCGCCGCCCCGGTCAGATCGAGCAGCGGCAGGGCGGCCCCGGTCACCGCCCCCACCGCCGCCCCGGTGCGCAGGGCCCGTGCGCACCGCCGCTTCCACACCCGGTCCGCGAGGTACCAGGCGGCCGTGTCCAGGGCCCCGCGCTCCACCCACCGGTACAGCTCGTCCAGCCGGGCCGCCGGCTCCCCCCAGTCCCCGAGCGGGAACACCCGCCCGCCCGGCTCGCCCGGCCGCAGCCCGGCCGCCCCCTCGCCCCGCCCGTCCTGAGGCCGACCCTCGGGCTGCATCTCCGGCTGACCCACCCGGTACTCCCTACTGACCCCTGCTGACCCCGACTGATCCCCGGCCGGCCCCCGGTCGGCCACATGGTGTGAATGAACCGTGACGGCGCGTGTCCGCGCGCCGGACCCTTCCTACCGCCCAATGGGTGGCGACGCCGGGGGTTCGCGCCTTTTGCCGCCCGGAAGAAGGTCTTGATCAGGTATAGGGCGCGCGGGGCCCTCACTCGAAAGAGTGTCGGGGCGTCGGCCGCCCCGACCACGTAGGCTCGTGCCGAACGGCAAAAACCCGGACCGGCGGGCCGCGGACCGATGGACCGGCGGACCGACGGATCGACCGACCAAGGAGCTGAATCGTGATCCCCGGTGGTGGCCAGCCCAACATGCAGCAGCTGCTCCAGCAGGCCCAGAAGATGCAGCAGGACCTGGCCAAGGCCCAGGAGGAACTGGCCCGCACGGAGGTCGACGGCCAGGCGGGCGGCGGTCTGGTGAGGGCCACCGTGACCGGGTCCGGCGAACTGCGGGCCCTGAAGATCGACCCGAAGGCGGTGGACCCGGAGGACACCGAGACCCTCGCGGACCTGATCGTCGCGGCGGTCCAGGCGGCCAACGAGAACGCCCAGACCCTCCAGCAGCAGAAGCTCGGCCCGCTCGCCCAGGGACTGGGCGGCGGCGGTATCCCCGGCCTGCCTTTCTAAGACGGGCCCCGGCCCTCTACCGTACGTACTGAAGGAACACCAGGAAGGACGGCAGTCCGTTGTACGAAGGCGTGGTCCAGGACCTCATCGACGAGCTCGGGCGGCTGCCCGGCGTCGGTCCCAAGAGCGCGCAGCGGATCGCCTTCCACGTCCTCCAGGCGGAACCGGCCGACGTACGGCGTCTCGCGCACGCCCTCATGGAAGTGAAGGCGAAGGTCCGCTTCTGCGCGATCTGCGGCAACGTCGCGCAGGAGGAGCAGTGCGGCATCTGCCGCGACGCGCGCCGCGACCCCGCGGTGATCTGCGTCGTGGAGGAGCCCAAGGACGTCGTGGCCATCGAGCGCACCCGGGAGTTCCGGGGCCGCTACCACGTCCTGGGCGGCGCCATCAGCCCGATCGACGGCGTCGGCCCCGACGACCTGCGCATCAGGGAGCTCCTGGCCCGGCTGGCCGACGGCACGGTCACCGAGCTGATCCTGGCCACGGACCCCAATCTCGAAGGCGAGGCCACGGCGACGTACCTCGCCCGCATGATCAAGCCCATGGGGCTGAAGGTCACCCGTCTGGCCAGCGGCCTCCCGGTGGGCGGTGACCTGGAATACGCGGACGAGGTGACCCTCGGCCGCGCCTTCGAGGGGAGACGACTCCTAGATGTCTGACGCCACGCTGCACGCGACCCACCAGAACCCCGACGACTTCGCGGTCCAGATCGCGGATCAGATCGAGAGCTTCCTGGTCGCCGTGACGGAGATCGCGAAGGGCGACGAGCCGGACTCGGCGGTTCCGTTCCTTCTCCTGGAGGTCTCCCAGCTCCTGCTGGCCGGCGGCCGGCTGGGCGCCCACGAGGACATCGTCCCCGACGAGCGCTACGAGCCCGACCTGGGCCCGGAGGCCGACGTGGACGAACTCCGCGAGAACCTCGCCCGCATGCTGGACCCGATCGACGTCTACTCCGAGGTCTTCGACCCCTACGAGCCCCGCAAGGCCCCCGTCCCGGCCCGCATCTCCGACGACCTCGCCGACGTCGTCGCCGACCTGCGCCACGGCATGGCCCACTACCGGGCGGGCCGCACCACGGAGGCCCTGTGGTGGTGGCAGTTCTCCTACTTCTCCAACTGGGGCTCCACGGCGTCCGCCACCCTGCGCGCCCTCCAGTCGGTCGTCGCCCACGTCCGCCTGAACCAGCCCCTGGCCGAGCTCGACGGCCTCGACACCGACGACCAGGGCATGGGCGACGACACCCTGGAGTTCGAGGCGGGCCAGGTGATGGCGGAGGAACTCGGCGCTCCGCTGGGCGTGCGCCCGGCCACGTGACCGGCCGGGCGGCTCCGGGCTGTCCCGGCGGGCCACCGGGAACCGACCGGCCGACGACCCGGAACGCGTGAGCCGGCATCGTGGGCCGGGGCGGGTGTCTTGCCGGAAAACGTGAGCAGACAGTGGGCGAATGACACTTAAGTGCTCACATGAGCATTTAGTGAACAATGTCGACTGGGGTGCTCACACCTTTCGGTGAAGGTGCCCTGTGGACGCAGTCACCCGCCACGCGTCGGCTCCTGCCGTCACGAAGGCGGGCCGGGGGCGACCGCCGGTGTCCGGTCACGTGAACGACAACGCGTGCGCGGGCAGCGCGGACCGGGAGGCCTGATGAGCCGGTACGGCAGCCGGCCGGGGCCGTGCGCGGGCCCGGCGCGGTGCGGTCGGGGCCCGGATCCGGGGTGTGACGCAGGTCGCTTTTCCGAGTGGTCCGCGCCGGGATGGGCATGAGCCCCCTGCGCGAGCGCCGAAGTCTCACCATGCGATATCACCGAGGGGATTTTCGGACGCTCGATAGACTGACTGCCGACCGCGGCCTGCACACATGTGTACGGACCGTGGAAAACGACGGACTGAGCGAGGAGCGCACGTGGGCCTTGTCGTGCAGAAGTACGGAGGCTCCTCCGTAGCCGATGCCGAGGGCATCAAGCGCGTCGCCAAGAGGATCGTGGAAGCCAAGAAGAACGGCCACCAGGTGGTCGCCGTGGTTTCCGCGATGGGCGACACGACGGACGAGCTGATCGATCTCGCCGAGCAGGTTTCCCCGATCCCTGCCGGGCGCGAGCTCGACATGCTGCTGACCGCCGGAGAGCGGATCTCCATGGCCCTGCTGGCCATGGCGATCAAAAACCTGGGCCACAACGCCCAGAGCTTCACCGGCAGCCAGGCAGGTGTCATCACCGACTCGGTCCACAACAAAGCCCGCATCATCGATGTCACGCCGGGCCGGATCCAGGCCTCGGTGGACGAGGGCAACATCGCCATCGTCGCCGGTTTCCAGGGCGTCAGCCAGGACACCAAGGACATCACCACGCTCGGCCGCGGCGGCTCCGACACCACCGCCGTCGCCCTCGCCGCCGCGCTCGACGCCGAGGTGTGCGAGATCTACACGGACGTCGACGGCGTGTTCACCGCCGACCCGCGCGTGGTGAAGAAGGCCCGGAAGATCGACTGGATCTCGTTCGAGGACATGCTCGAACTGGCGGCCTCCGGGTCCAAGGTGCTGCTCCACCGCTGTGTGGAGTACGCCCGCCGGTACAACATCCCGATCCACGTCCGCTCGTCCTTCAGCGGACTGCAGGGCACGTGGGTCAGCAGCGAGCCGATTCAGCAAGGGGACAAGCAGGTGGAGCAGGCTCTCATCTCCGGTGTCGCGCACGACACCTCCGA includes:
- a CDS encoding DJ-1/PfpI family protein, giving the protein MTRSTRKPVHLAVYDTFADWETGHATAHLARAGYEVRTVAPTGEPVTSIGGLRVLPDLALDGLRPEDSALLILPGADLWDAGDALAPFARAARAFLDSGVPVAAICGAVAGLAREGLLDERAHTGAAAPYLAATGYAGAGRYAEADAVTDGRLVTAGPTEPVAFAREVFRLLGAYDEGVVDAWYRLFHDSDAEAYAELEKALAR
- a CDS encoding DUF5063 domain-containing protein; the protein is MSDATLHATHQNPDDFAVQIADQIESFLVAVTEIAKGDEPDSAVPFLLLEVSQLLLAGGRLGAHEDIVPDERYEPDLGPEADVDELRENLARMLDPIDVYSEVFDPYEPRKAPVPARISDDLADVVADLRHGMAHYRAGRTTEALWWWQFSYFSNWGSTASATLRALQSVVAHVRLNQPLAELDGLDTDDQGMGDDTLEFEAGQVMAEELGAPLGVRPAT
- a CDS encoding substrate-binding domain-containing protein, with amino-acid sequence MELLSAENLVAVATAILGIVASAVMVWYERRVPRRKRIGYRVQLDTPIGDDGRSPRTNRRVGWFTTETGMNHASMVLLRIENDGSQSIARDDYESPGIHGLTVEFGRRTVLGVAVTQPAETSHILDNFTERLGFGYQGSTLSIPRVPLNRGAYYKLLVLLSGGRVGDDIQVGGDLKDGDVHRNRSATPDEKAPLFSRAARLITITLTLCVVALAVVVVAQDEDPAPMGCEGGTLTLTGSTAFEPVLHEVADKYERECADDEVDIEVRTHGSTAGVRTLVTAGAGAERGSPPVVALSDGPKPGGLPELRENRVAVSVFALVVNEKAGVRDLSTADVRRLYRGEITNWSELGGADLPVRLVSRDANSGTRQVLQRRVLGRGEIAHSSVDCVHKDDPTAPVIRCELNSTELVLDTVADVPGAIGYTEHSRATRAKGVRLLDLDGETASVDAIEDGTSAYPYREIEYAYTYGRPPADSLVSSFLTYLTRGSGQDVVRTHGHLPCWSPKGLELCARTAP
- a CDS encoding YbaB/EbfC family nucleoid-associated protein yields the protein MIPGGGQPNMQQLLQQAQKMQQDLAKAQEELARTEVDGQAGGGLVRATVTGSGELRALKIDPKAVDPEDTETLADLIVAAVQAANENAQTLQQQKLGPLAQGLGGGGIPGLPF
- a CDS encoding serine/threonine-protein kinase; this translates as MEKLGPGDPQRIGAYRLLARLGSGGMGHVYLARSDRGRTVAVKLVREELARQEEFRARFRQEVRAARQVGGDWTAPVLDADTEAPVPWVATGYVAGPSLQQVVGRDHGALPERSVRVLAAGLAHALKDIHAAGIVHRDLKPSNVLVTIDGPRVIDFGIARALQTVTDGGLTRTGALVGSPGFMAPEQVRGDRVTSACDVFCLGSVLAYAATGALPFGTADSGVHALMFRIAQEEPDLERVPEGLAGLVRDCLKKDPAARPTLDQVLQRTGAQDTVADGRSRDPWLPGALVAQLGRHAVRLLDAEDPETLPRPAPDGAARQTPAAPAVLPALPAPSEPAGPAPAATPEHAPAADDSAPPPAAAPPGAPAPPPPGTPGGSPPLDRLPTLVAGQNTPAPPPSPAPGTPAGYGHPQQHPQPPAYGYPHNGHGAGHTPPYGPPPFGPVPPYGPAPEPRRDGRSTALLVVIALVVALAAGGTVYALMSGGAAGDRADGGPTTPAPTGSAPPTTGPATPDTGQPTGTEQSSTPPPAGGAVPTAYLGSWSTTIDNASGEHSRRLTVQQGEVGDTVMSLVADGPTGNGTYHCVFEARLSAVPGDRLEIGPSSVTVGRPRSACTPGAATEIILLPDGSLRRVTTGSGEQLTYTRD
- a CDS encoding MarR family transcriptional regulator; amino-acid sequence: MSRERQDLLSRGALGVFRLNGQFLAAAEELARPAGLTAARWQVLGAVLPGPLPVSGIARTMGITRQSVQRIADLLVERGLAEYRPNPAHRRAKLLAPTEEGRAAISRIDPGHAAFAERLARAYGEAELARAVQALERLSRVLDELGPPVTEP
- a CDS encoding aspartate kinase, whose amino-acid sequence is MGLVVQKYGGSSVADAEGIKRVAKRIVEAKKNGHQVVAVVSAMGDTTDELIDLAEQVSPIPAGRELDMLLTAGERISMALLAMAIKNLGHNAQSFTGSQAGVITDSVHNKARIIDVTPGRIQASVDEGNIAIVAGFQGVSQDTKDITTLGRGGSDTTAVALAAALDAEVCEIYTDVDGVFTADPRVVKKARKIDWISFEDMLELAASGSKVLLHRCVEYARRYNIPIHVRSSFSGLQGTWVSSEPIQQGDKQVEQALISGVAHDTSEAKVTVVGVPDKPGEAASIFRAIADAEINIDMVVQNVSAASTGLTDISFTLPKAEGRKAIDALEKARTAIGFDSLRYDDQIGKISLVGAGMKTNPGVTADFFTALSDAGVNIELISTSEIRISVVTRKDDVPEAVRAVHSAFGLDSDSDEAVVYGGTGR
- the recR gene encoding recombination mediator RecR — protein: MYEGVVQDLIDELGRLPGVGPKSAQRIAFHVLQAEPADVRRLAHALMEVKAKVRFCAICGNVAQEEQCGICRDARRDPAVICVVEEPKDVVAIERTREFRGRYHVLGGAISPIDGVGPDDLRIRELLARLADGTVTELILATDPNLEGEATATYLARMIKPMGLKVTRLASGLPVGGDLEYADEVTLGRAFEGRRLLDV
- a CDS encoding SLATT domain-containing protein, with the protein product MGQPEMQPEGRPQDGRGEGAAGLRPGEPGGRVFPLGDWGEPAARLDELYRWVERGALDTAAWYLADRVWKRRCARALRTGAAVGAVTGAALPLLDLTGAAEGSAPWGYVALLLGVACVAGDRFFGMTSGWMRDVATAQAVQRRLQALQFDWASECVREVLGPTEGTASEAAERCLSVLRRFSEDVAELVRVETADWMVEFRTGGAPLGVQAAVAGAGRPEGALPHGRLPSPPGPARPNMPRQRPPEPR